Within bacterium, the genomic segment TATCCGGAAAATGGCGTGAACCGGTGCGCCTGCCGGAAACATCGTACATCCGGGTTGATGAAAAAGGAGACCTTGCGCCGATGGCCATCGCTTCCGCCGTGTACCGGCTTGCCCTCTCGCTCTGGGTGGGGGGAATCGCGCTGTTCACATTCGTCGTGACGCCGGTGATCTTCCGCACGCACGGGAGGGACGCCGCGGGAAAGATCGTCGGGTCGATCTTCCCCGCCTATTTCCGCTACGGCCTCGTGCTCGCCGCCCTTGCCCTGTTGGCCCGCATCGCCGCCGGGGAGGCGTTCCACGGCGCGCGCCAATGGGTCGGGACCCTCCTGGTCGCGACCGCGATCCTGTTGATCGGCTGCCAGGCGTACCTGCTCGTCCCGCGGATGGAACAGGTCAAGCGATCGGTGACCTCCTTCGAGACCGCGTCCCCCGAGGATCCCGCCCGCAAGGAATTTTCCCGGCTCCATGGGATCTCGATGGTCGTCAACCTCGTGGTCTTCCTGGAAGGGGCCGCCCTCGTCGTCGCCGGTGAAGCGCTCCGGCGGTAACTTCGAACCGCTGCACTAGCGGGTAACCGGGACGCCCACGGGATGCTTCTGCACCATCGGCCGCTGCCGGCGGTAGAGGTCCAGCGGACGGCTTCGCGGGAACTGGCGGCCGACTTCCGTGATGACCGCGTCCGCTTCGGCGAATCGCGCCTGGCGGTCGAGCAGCTCGGCCAGGAAGACGAGTCCCTTTTCCTGGGCGGGCGCCGATCGCTCCTGCGCGAGGCATTCCCGCTGGGCGGTTTCCGCTTCCCGGAAGCGTTCCCGTTCGGCGAGCGCGCGTGCCCGGTCGCAGGGCGGGGTTGAAGGCGAAAGTCCGGCGGCGAGGGTCGTCGCGCCGCCCTTCGACCGCATTTTCCCGAGGGATTCCGCCGAGGGCGCTTCTGCCGACGAATCCTTCGCCATTACTCTTTCCGAAGCGGATTCCGCCCTGGCGGCGACCGGCGGCGACGGCACGGCTACGACGGCACGTTCGGCTGCGCGAACCGGCGGCGTCTCCTCGCGTTTCGTCGGCCGGGGCGACAGAATCCGTGGCGTCCCTGCCTGCCCCGGCACTTGGACCTCCCTGTCCATCGGCCGGGGCGACACAACCCGTGGCGTCCCTGCCTGCCCCGGCACTTGGCCATCCCTGGCCGTCGTCGCGGTTCGTTGATCGACTACGGGGCTCTCCCCCTTTTTCTCCATGCGGAATTCCGGTTCCGCTCCGGCAGACCGCTGTACCGCCGGACCCGGCGCCGGCGGCTCGATCTTCATCGGCCGGGGCGACACAACCCGTGGCGTCCCTGCCTGCCCCGGCACTTGGACCTCCCTGTCCATCGGCCGGGGCGACAAAACCCGTGGCGTCCCTGCCTGCCCCGGCACTTGGACCTCCCTGTCCATCGTCGATGGATACATCCCGCCGTACCGGACGACGACCATGACCAGTACCGCGGCCGCCGCGGTGGGGACGAGATAGCGGAGCTGCTGCCGCATCCACCCGCGTTTCGGCCGCAGGAGCGCCACCTTCGGGCCGGTCGGGGCTTCGAACCCGGGGGCGTCCCTGCCTGCCTCGGCACTTGGACATCCCTGTCCATCGGCCTCCCGCGTTACATGATCCATCACGCGGGCGTTGAACCGGTCCCAGTACGCGGGTCCCGGATCCGGCACGCCGGCCGCCTGGTCGGCCCGGGCCAGGTCGGACAGCAGGGCGCCGCATTCCCGGCAGCCGCGCAGATGTTCTTCCACCCGGGCGCGGACGGCGGCGGGCAGTTCTCCGTCGTGGAAGGCGGTCAGCAACTCCTGTGTTTCCCGGCATTCCATCACGAGCCTCCTCCCAACGCGTCCAGGAGCCGTTTTCGCGCGCGGGAGAGGCGCGACATCACCGTGCCCGCCGGAATTCCCGCCGCCAGGGCGATTTCGCCGTAGGAAAGCCCCTCCACCGCCCGCAGCACCATCACCATCCGAAGCTCGGCGGGGAGGCCCGCCATCGCGCCCGCCACCCGCCGCCTCTCTTCGTTTCCCTCGGCCGCCTCCTCGGGACCGGGCGCCGCATCGACCGCCTCGGGGGCGTCTCCCGCGGCGACCCTGGGCACCCCCGCGTTCCCGTCCCGGCGGACCGACAGGCCGCAGTTCCACGCGATCTTCCGAAGCCACGGGCCGAACGGCCTCGTGGAATCGTACGAAGGCAGCG encodes:
- a CDS encoding DUF4149 domain-containing protein is translated as MAIASAVYRLALSLWVGGIALFTFVVTPVIFRTHGRDAAGKIVGSIFPAYFRYGLVLAALALLARIAAGEAFHGARQWVGTLLVATAILLIGCQAYLLVPRMEQVKRSVTSFETASPEDPARKEFSRLHGISMVVNLVVFLEGAALVVAGEALRR
- a CDS encoding zf-HC2 domain-containing protein produces the protein MECRETQELLTAFHDGELPAAVRARVEEHLRGCRECGALLSDLARADQAAGVPDPGPAYWDRFNARVMDHVTREADGQGCPSAEAGRDAPGFEAPTGPKVALLRPKRGWMRQQLRYLVPTAAAAVLVMVVVRYGGMYPSTMDREVQVPGQAGTPRVLSPRPMDREVQVPGQAGTPRVVSPRPMKIEPPAPGPAVQRSAGAEPEFRMEKKGESPVVDQRTATTARDGQVPGQAGTPRVVSPRPMDREVQVPGQAGTPRILSPRPTKREETPPVRAAERAVVAVPSPPVAARAESASERVMAKDSSAEAPSAESLGKMRSKGGATTLAAGLSPSTPPCDRARALAERERFREAETAQRECLAQERSAPAQEKGLVFLAELLDRQARFAEADAVITEVGRQFPRSRPLDLYRRQRPMVQKHPVGVPVTR
- a CDS encoding RNA polymerase sigma factor, giving the protein MGADLDGDKDERLAALAAAGDRDAFDALVTRHRQAVYRLCWSATGNAADADDAAQETFVRVYRSLPSYDSTRPFGPWLRKIAWNCGLSVRRDGNAGVPRVAAGDAPEAVDAAPGPEEAAEGNEERRRVAGAMAGLPAELRMVMVLRAVEGLSYGEIALAAGIPAGTVMSRLSRARKRLLDALGGGS